From a single Mesorhizobium shangrilense genomic region:
- a CDS encoding NIPSNAP family protein: MKVPPKANLSASPVVELRQYTLKPGKRETLIDLFDDKLIKGQEEAGMTIIGQFRDLDRPNMFVWLRGFDSMEARKNALTCFYDGPVWAAHRDAANGTMIDSDDVLLLKPAWPGSCFKLSGLQRPAGRRLGKASEGNRLAGSVAIQIHHLRPGTEIDFGSRFKTEAVSLLEWLGAHVLGAFVTEHAENSFPRLPVRAGENIFIAVTGFVSAEAHSGHEAALTALPEWQAFAQAAQPNLAKPTEFLRLSPTSRSLLGR; the protein is encoded by the coding sequence ATGAAGGTTCCGCCAAAAGCCAACCTGTCCGCCTCGCCCGTCGTCGAACTCAGGCAATACACACTCAAGCCCGGCAAACGTGAAACGCTGATCGACCTCTTCGATGACAAGCTGATCAAGGGCCAGGAAGAAGCCGGCATGACCATCATCGGCCAGTTCCGCGATCTCGATCGCCCGAACATGTTTGTATGGCTGCGCGGCTTCGACAGCATGGAAGCGAGAAAAAACGCCCTGACCTGTTTCTATGACGGGCCGGTGTGGGCCGCGCACCGCGATGCCGCCAATGGCACGATGATCGATTCCGATGATGTGCTTCTGCTCAAGCCTGCATGGCCGGGCTCTTGCTTCAAACTGTCGGGGCTGCAACGGCCAGCCGGGCGACGTCTGGGAAAGGCAAGCGAGGGCAACCGCTTGGCCGGCTCTGTTGCCATCCAGATTCATCATCTGCGGCCCGGCACCGAGATTGATTTCGGCAGCCGCTTCAAAACCGAGGCTGTTTCCTTGCTGGAATGGCTCGGCGCGCACGTACTGGGAGCGTTCGTCACGGAGCACGCCGAAAACAGCTTTCCCCGCCTGCCGGTGCGCGCCGGCGAAAACATCTTTATTGCCGTCACCGGTTTCGTCAGTGCCGAGGCCCATTCCGGCCATGAGGCCGCCCTTACCGCCTTACCCGAATGGCAGGCGTTTGCGCAGGCAGCCCAACCGAACCTCGCAAAGCCAACCGAGTTCTTGCGGCTGTCCCCAACATCGCGGTCATTGCTGGGTCGATGA
- a CDS encoding sulfocyanin-like copper-binding protein — protein MQKMLRTSALSLAAVVMMAGGASSSLAATFVQVSLWDKGSDMTMPMGFSYATPGLDATKATMGMKASPATVKAGEVTFKVKNSSKDTVHEMIVMYLAAPGKPLPYIGNENRVDEDKAGDKGEVSELDPGKSGALTVTLVPGKYLLICNVPGHFDAGMWTEFTVTP, from the coding sequence ATGCAAAAGATGCTGAGAACCAGCGCGCTATCGCTCGCTGCTGTGGTCATGATGGCGGGCGGCGCAAGCTCGTCGCTCGCCGCCACTTTTGTCCAAGTCTCGCTGTGGGACAAGGGATCGGACATGACCATGCCGATGGGCTTTTCCTATGCGACGCCGGGTCTTGACGCCACCAAGGCAACGATGGGGATGAAGGCTTCGCCGGCAACGGTGAAGGCGGGTGAAGTCACCTTCAAGGTCAAGAACAGTTCCAAGGATACCGTCCACGAGATGATCGTGATGTATCTTGCCGCCCCGGGGAAGCCGCTTCCCTACATCGGCAACGAGAACCGGGTTGATGAGGACAAGGCCGGCGACAAGGGAGAGGTTTCAGAGCTGGACCCGGGCAAGTCGGGGGCGCTTACCGTCACTCTCGTACCAGGTAAATACCTGCTCATCTGTAACGTGCCCGGTCACTTCGACGCCGGCATGTGGACGGAGTTCACGGTTACCCCTTAG
- the fumC gene encoding class II fumarate hydratase — protein sequence MSAEKTRIETDTFGPIEVAADRYWGAQAQRSLGNFKIGWEKQPNSIVRALGIVKRAAAEANMELKRLDPAIGKVIIEAAQEVIDGKLNDHFPLVVWQTGSGTQSNMNANEVISNRAIEMLGGVMGSKKPVHPNDHVNMSQSSNDTYPTAMHIACAERIVHDLLPALKHLHKALAAKSREFNHIIKIGRTHTQDATPLTLGQEFSGYAAQVASSIKRIELTLPGLQELAQGGTAVGTGLNAPVGFAERVADRIADITGIAFATAPNKFEALAAHDSMVFSHGAINACAGALFKIANDIRFLGSGPRSGLGELSLPENEPGSSIMPGKVNPTQCEAMTQVCVQVFGNNAAVTFAGSQGHFELNVYNPLMAYNFLQSVQLLSDASVSFTDNCVVGIEAREDNIKAALDRSLMLVTALAPTIGYDNAAKIAKTAHKNGTTLREEALATGLVSEADYDRLVRPEDMTHPG from the coding sequence GTGAGCGCTGAGAAGACCAGAATCGAAACCGACACGTTCGGCCCCATCGAGGTCGCCGCCGACCGCTACTGGGGTGCGCAGGCGCAGCGTTCGCTGGGCAACTTCAAGATCGGCTGGGAAAAGCAGCCGAACTCGATCGTGCGCGCGCTGGGCATCGTCAAGCGGGCGGCGGCCGAAGCCAACATGGAACTCAAGCGGCTCGACCCGGCTATCGGCAAGGTCATCATCGAGGCCGCGCAAGAGGTCATAGACGGCAAGCTCAACGACCATTTTCCGCTGGTCGTCTGGCAGACCGGCTCGGGCACGCAATCGAACATGAACGCCAATGAGGTGATCTCCAACCGGGCGATCGAGATGCTGGGCGGCGTCATGGGCTCGAAGAAGCCGGTGCATCCCAACGACCACGTCAATATGAGCCAGTCGTCGAACGACACCTATCCAACGGCCATGCATATCGCCTGCGCCGAACGCATCGTGCACGACCTCCTCCCGGCGCTGAAGCACCTGCACAAGGCGCTCGCCGCCAAGAGCCGGGAGTTCAACCACATCATCAAGATCGGCCGCACGCACACGCAGGACGCCACGCCGCTGACGCTTGGCCAGGAATTCTCAGGCTATGCGGCGCAGGTTGCCTCGTCGATCAAGCGCATCGAGTTGACGCTGCCCGGCCTGCAGGAACTGGCGCAGGGCGGCACCGCGGTCGGCACGGGCTTGAATGCGCCGGTCGGCTTTGCCGAAAGGGTTGCGGACCGCATCGCAGATATCACCGGCATCGCCTTCGCAACCGCGCCCAACAAGTTCGAGGCGCTCGCGGCGCACGATTCCATGGTGTTCTCGCACGGCGCCATCAATGCCTGCGCCGGGGCCCTGTTCAAGATCGCCAACGACATCCGCTTCCTTGGCTCCGGCCCGCGCTCGGGCCTCGGCGAACTGTCGCTGCCAGAAAACGAACCGGGTTCCTCGATCATGCCCGGCAAGGTCAACCCGACGCAGTGCGAGGCGATGACGCAGGTCTGCGTGCAGGTGTTCGGCAACAATGCCGCCGTCACCTTCGCCGGCAGCCAGGGCCATTTCGAACTCAACGTCTACAACCCGCTGATGGCCTACAACTTCCTGCAGTCGGTGCAGCTGCTCTCCGACGCTTCGGTCTCTTTCACTGACAATTGCGTCGTCGGCATCGAGGCGCGGGAAGACAACATCAAGGCAGCGCTCGACCGCTCGCTGATGCTGGTGACGGCGCTGGCACCGACCATCGGCTATGACAATGCCGCCAAGATCGCCAAGACTGCGCACAAGAACGGCACCACGCTTCGCGAAGAAGCACTGGCCACCGGACTGGTCAGCGAGGCCGACTATGACCGGCTCGTGCGGCCGGAGGACATGACGCATCCCGGGTAA
- a CDS encoding DoxX family protein, with the protein MSINTSIAGAGTASNSSVTILLGRILLSVIFLLSGFGKLTAISGTAAYFGGLGLPAPTVTAVVVGLIELLGGLAILTGFQTRSAAWVLAVFTVATGLVAHTGWADQMQMIQFLKNLGITGGFLLLASSGAGAYSIDAKRG; encoded by the coding sequence ATGTCCATCAACACTTCCATCGCCGGCGCCGGCACAGCATCCAACAGCTCTGTCACGATCCTGCTGGGCCGCATCCTGCTTTCCGTCATTTTCCTGCTTTCCGGCTTCGGCAAGCTCACCGCCATTTCCGGCACCGCCGCCTATTTCGGCGGCCTCGGCCTGCCGGCCCCGACCGTAACGGCGGTTGTCGTCGGCCTGATTGAATTGCTCGGTGGCCTCGCCATCCTCACCGGTTTCCAGACCAGGTCCGCCGCCTGGGTGCTCGCGGTCTTCACAGTCGCCACCGGGCTGGTCGCGCACACTGGCTGGGCCGACCAGATGCAGATGATCCAGTTCCTCAAGAACCTCGGCATCACCGGCGGTTTCCTGCTGCTGGCTTCATCGGGTGCCGGCGCCTATTCGATCGACGCCAAGCGCGGCTAG
- a CDS encoding DoxX family protein, translating into MPRNVVLLLSRLLFAALFIPSGFHALSDIPGTTSYFAGLGLPLPMLAAWGTGLFELIAGLLILAGLKTSIAALLLAAFCIMAGFIGHYGQGGDDPMLTFLHSQMLMKDIATAGGFLALAMAGAGAFSIDGRGST; encoded by the coding sequence ATGCCCCGCAACGTGGTGCTTTTGCTTTCCCGATTGCTGTTCGCCGCCCTGTTCATTCCTTCCGGCTTCCATGCACTTTCCGACATTCCCGGCACGACCAGCTATTTCGCGGGCCTTGGCCTGCCGCTACCAATGCTCGCAGCCTGGGGAACGGGGCTGTTCGAGTTGATCGCCGGGCTGCTCATCCTCGCCGGCCTCAAGACGTCGATCGCGGCATTGCTGCTCGCCGCGTTCTGCATCATGGCCGGCTTCATCGGCCATTATGGCCAAGGTGGCGATGACCCGATGCTGACGTTCCTGCATTCGCAGATGCTGATGAAAGACATCGCCACCGCCGGCGGCTTTCTGGCACTGGCGATGGCAGGGGCCGGAGCCTTTTCGATCGACGGCCGCGGTTCGACCTGA
- the ppx gene encoding exopolyphosphatase: MISASQGRLQDRRPLSIIDIGSNSIRLVVYEGLARSPTMLFNEKMLAGLGRGIVSTGKLDPEAVTRSMEEFRRFRALSDQAGAEHMYVLATAAAREAVNGPDFIHRAEDVLKTEIRVISGRQEAYYSALGVISGFHPANGIAGDLGGGSLELVDVNGEAIGDGITLPLGGLRLQDMAKNSLTQAAKIARDELAKAKLLKGGQGRPFYAVGGTWRNLARLHMEMTNYPLGVMHHYEIGIESAANFLRQVAKGEIEKVKGIEGVSKNRRSLLPYGAIVLQEIMAAMQPSKIIVSALGVREGFLYSLLDEAEQKADPLISASEELARLRSRSVTHAHELVEWTGRTFAAFGIDETEDEARYRQAAALLADIGWRAHPEYRGRQSLNIIAHASFYGVDHPGRAFLALTNAYRHDGIFNEAIAPEIKALATPRYLERARMLAAMMRVVYLLTASMPGTMPRLKWESRGNGVLALVLPASLADLYGERPAGRLAQLARITNRRLVLAVEGGPSVSVK, from the coding sequence ATGATTTCAGCATCACAAGGCCGGCTTCAGGACCGCCGACCGCTGTCGATCATCGACATCGGTTCGAACTCGATCCGCCTCGTCGTCTATGAGGGGCTGGCGCGCTCACCGACCATGCTGTTCAACGAAAAGATGCTGGCCGGGCTCGGTCGCGGCATCGTTTCGACCGGAAAGCTCGACCCGGAAGCGGTGACGCGATCGATGGAGGAGTTCCGGCGCTTCCGCGCGCTTTCGGACCAGGCCGGCGCCGAACATATGTATGTGCTGGCGACCGCCGCTGCCCGCGAGGCGGTCAACGGTCCCGATTTCATCCATCGGGCCGAGGACGTGCTCAAGACCGAGATTCGCGTGATCAGCGGCCGTCAGGAGGCCTATTATTCGGCGCTCGGCGTCATTTCCGGCTTTCACCCCGCCAATGGCATCGCCGGAGACCTGGGCGGTGGCAGCCTCGAGCTGGTTGACGTCAATGGTGAAGCGATCGGAGACGGCATAACGCTGCCGCTGGGTGGCCTGCGCCTGCAGGACATGGCGAAGAATTCGCTCACCCAGGCGGCCAAGATCGCGCGCGACGAGTTGGCGAAGGCCAAGCTGCTGAAAGGCGGGCAGGGCAGGCCCTTCTACGCGGTTGGCGGCACCTGGCGAAACCTCGCCAGACTGCACATGGAGATGACCAACTATCCTCTCGGTGTCATGCACCACTACGAGATCGGCATCGAAAGCGCTGCCAATTTTCTCCGGCAGGTGGCGAAGGGCGAGATCGAGAAGGTCAAGGGCATCGAAGGCGTGTCCAAGAACCGCCGCTCGCTGCTGCCCTACGGCGCCATCGTGCTGCAGGAAATCATGGCGGCGATGCAGCCGTCGAAGATCATCGTCTCGGCACTGGGCGTGCGCGAGGGGTTTCTCTATTCGTTGCTCGACGAGGCCGAGCAAAAGGCCGATCCGCTGATCTCGGCCTCGGAAGAACTCGCACGACTGCGTTCGCGCTCGGTCACCCATGCGCATGAGCTTGTCGAATGGACGGGCAGAACCTTTGCCGCCTTCGGCATCGACGAGACCGAAGACGAGGCCCGCTATCGTCAGGCGGCGGCACTGCTTGCCGATATTGGCTGGCGCGCGCACCCCGAATATCGCGGCAGGCAGTCGCTCAACATCATCGCCCACGCGTCCTTCTACGGCGTAGACCATCCCGGCCGCGCTTTCCTGGCGCTGACCAATGCCTATCGCCACGATGGCATCTTCAACGAGGCCATCGCTCCGGAAATCAAGGCGCTGGCGACACCGCGCTATCTCGAACGTGCGCGCATGCTGGCGGCGATGATGCGCGTCGTCTACCTGCTGACGGCATCGATGCCAGGCACCATGCCCCGGCTGAAATGGGAAAGCCGCGGCAACGGCGTGCTCGCCCTGGTGCTGCCGGCATCGCTGGCCGACCTCTATGGCGAGCGCCCCGCAGGCCGCCTGGCGCAACTGGCACGGATCACGAACCGCCGGCTGGTGCTGGCCGTCGAGGGCGGCCCGAGCGTATCGGTCAAGTAG